One Mercurialis annua linkage group LG3, ddMerAnnu1.2, whole genome shotgun sequence DNA window includes the following coding sequences:
- the LOC126672325 gene encoding uncharacterized protein LOC126672325, producing MPLGMSPYRIVYGKGCHLPVKLEHKAYLLYKEKTKRWHDAHISPKTFDVEAFVLLYNSRLRLFPCKLKSRWSGPFKIRHVADHGALELENQKGETFKVNRHRC from the exons ATGCCACTTGGTATGTCTCCCTATCGAATTGTGTATGGGAAAGGATGTCACCTACCGGTGAAATTGGAGCACAAGGCCTATTTG CTCTACAAGGAGAAAACAAAACGatggcatgatgctcacatcTCACCCAAGACTTTTGACGTAGAAGCCTTTGTGTTGCTCTATAATTCGAGGTTGAGATTGTTCCCGTGCAAATTGAAATCCCGGTGGAGTGGACCTTTCAAGATCCGGCATGTAGCGGACCATGGAGCTTTGGAATTGGAGAACCAAAAGGGAGAAACGTTTAAGGTCAACAGACATCGTTGTTAG